The genomic window TAAAAGTTAATTTTTTGGAAATACTATGAAATACATTATCAATCATTCAAATGACACTGCCTTTAATATTGCATTGGAAGAATATGCCTTTAAACACCTTTTGGACGAGGATCAAATTTTCCTGCTTTGGATTAACAAACCATCTATCATTGTAGGACGTCACCAAAATACCATTGAAGAGATCAACAGAGACTACGTTCGTGAACACGGAATTGAAGTAGTACGTCGTATCAGTGGTGGTGGAGCAGTTTACCATGATTTGAACAACCTCAACTATACTATCATTTCAAAAGAAGATGAAAACAAGGCTTTTGACTTCAAGAGCTTCTCTACTCCAGTTATCAATACTTTATCTGAACTTGGTGTTAAAGCTGAATTTACAGGCCGTAACGACTTAGAAATCGACGGTAAGAAATTCTGTGGAAATGCACAAGCCTATATCAATGGCCGTATCATGCACCATGGTTGTCTTCTCTTTGACGTGGATTTGTCAGTCCTAGCTAACGCACTTAAGGTTTCTAAAGATAAGTTCGAATCAAAAGGTGTTAAATCAGTTCGTGCACGAGTAACCAATATCGTAGATGAACTGCCTGAAAAAATCACTGTAGAAGAATTCCGTGACCTACTTTTGGAATACATGAAAAAAGAATACCCTGAAATGACAGAGTATGTCTTCTCAGATGAGGAATTGGCTGAAATCAATCGTATCAAGGAAACCAAGTTCGGTACCTGGGATTGGAATTATGGGAAATCACCTGAATACAATGTCCGTCGTGGAACTAAATTCCCAAGCGGTAAGGTTGAAATCTTCGCTAACGTCATTGAATCAAAAATCCAAGACATCAAGATATACGGTGACTTCTTCGGTATCGAAGATGTTGCAGCAGTAGAAGATGTCCTTCGTGGTGTCAAATACGAACGTGAAGATGTCCTCAAAGCCCTTCAAACCATTAACCTAGGTCGTTATTTCGCAGGAATCACTGCAGAAGAAATTGCTGAGGCAGTTGTAGAATAAAATCAAAAGAGATCCATGTAATATGGATTTCTTTTTTGTTTAAACTTGATATTAAAATTTGATGGGGGTATAATATAGTGGAAATTTAAAATAAAAGAGGCCTAACATCAATGATAAAGATTCCAATTGAAAATCTCGGACTATTTGAACAGTTAGATCGTACTGTGGTAGCTTTTTTTAAAAACCAAGAATCTACAAATCCTTACGATTTGAATATTAGTATCACACAAGAACATTTCGATAAGAAAAGACAAGAGTTAGAACCATTAGGTTTGCAAGCTGTCCAAATCCCACTGGGAATGGCTTTAGACAATGTTATTCAGCAAGCACATTTTAAAGCCCTAATTATTGGTGGTCTTGCTCCTGAGGAAATCATCGTTAGCAAAGATGAGTTAATGCCAATGAAAGATATTGTTGATAGTTTTTGTATTATGTACGCTGCAGCTAATAACCGCCTTGAAAATAGTAAAGCTTATGAATTAATGAAAGATAAAACGGTCTACTTTATTGGAAAACTGCTTACTGACATTCCTCAAAAAGGTGATGAAATTGCTTATATGGGCATTGATCGTACAGCTAGTGACGGTACGCCATATGAAGCTGTTAAATGTTTTTTAACGAAAGAAAGTGCTGAGAAGTACAATGAAGAAAAAAGACCCGTAACCTCTGCGAATCTGGCTTATCTAAAGTCATTTTTGGGAAAGCCAGTTATAATTGAGCCACACAGAAATTATTGGATTGAATTTTTATAGAATAATAAAAGAGCGATAGATTTTTATTATCTATCGCTCTATTTTAAACATTACATAAATTATATTATGTATCATTATAAACTATCCAAGGCATTTTTCTGCTCATCATTAACGATATGGGTATACAAGTCGGTAACTTGTGTGCTAGCATGTCCTAGCTGGTGACTGACCAGAACCTGTGATTTGGTCGCATCATAGAGACGAGTTGCTAGTGTATGACGCAGTTTATGGGGTGTTACGCGTACTTTGAAGTCTTCTGAATACTTGGCTACCATCTTTTCGACACTAGAAGCGTCAATACGGTTTGGAACACCTCTATATAATGTTAGAAAGAGAGCTGTATCAGTCTTTTCTGTCTTATAACGTTTGTCTCGAATAGCGAGATATTGCTCCAGATAAGGCTTAGCAAAGGCAGCAACATTGACCGAGTCTCGTTTTCCACCTTTTCGAGTAACATCAATCACCATCATTTTGAGATTGAGATCTCGAAGGTCAAGGTTAACGGCTTCAGAGAGACGGACGCCAGAGGCGAGAAGAAGGGCTATAATCGCTAAATCTCGCTCTTTATTCTTATTAAAGGAGGATAGGGCACGATTTGAGAGAGTTTTGGGGTATTCCTCATCGATATAATTCAAAAAACCCTCTGTTTCATCGCCTAAAAAAAGCTTTTGCTTGATATTTTCGGCTCGAGCAGCCAAAGTTTCTTTCTTTTTCTTGGTAGCAACTTTCTTCATAACATTGCGATAGAAATAAGGTTCCCCTTGTTCATTTTCAACTTCCTCAGTCAAGTACTTATAAAGACTAGAAAGCGCTGATAAAGTACGGTTGATGGTTGTTTGGGAGACACCATTCTTTGTCGTATTAGCATTAAGCAAAGGACGTTCACGTAAGTAAAGAATAAAAGATTCCATGTCTTTCTTTGTCATATTCTCAAGTACATCTAAAGGTATATTTGCCATGGTGTCAGCATTCGATATACCAGATTCTAAAACCCAGCTGAAAAATCGATCGTATTCCTTTAAATATTCGTACAAGGTCGTAAAACTGTAGGGAACAGCCAATTTTGATTGATAGTATTCCAGAACATACCAGGGCATGACTTGTTTAAGTTTATCAATACGTTCTAACAAAATCTCACGTTTCATTTTTTCTCCAAATCTTTCTATACTAGTAGTATAGCATAGCTAGATATATTTTTCAAGAAAATTATAGTTTTTCGGAAAGATGTTATAGGGGATATATGCAATATCTAAATCTTTGCTAGTATAACCAAAAATTTTTTTAGAGCTAATTATTCTTAATTATGTACTTTATTTAAGTGAACACTGAAAATTTTGACTACTCTCAATTCAGACGAAAATGTACTTTATTTAAGTGAACACTGAAAATTTTGACTACTCTCAATTCAGACGAAAATGTACTTTATTTAAGTGAAAACTAAAAATTTTTAAAATGTACATTTTGACAACAAAAAACACTCTATAATCAATTTAATGAACTTTAGAGCGTTTTTACTTTGTTTTATTTTAGTATTCTCTAGTATATCTTTAATCTAACAAAATGCTCCTGTTTTCTTCTTAAACCTTTGCAAATTGGGCAACTTATTAATGAGCGCTTTTTATACTTAATTTTTTCATTAATTTTAAGTTTGTATCGATGATTTGAGTTTTCTTTACATATCCACCATACATTAGTATTACTTAATTCAGTTATTTCAGTTGGATTTGCTATTAGGAGGTTATTTAAATAATCCCACTCATGCATTAGAGTTTGTTGTGTCGTTGCTAAGTCGTTAAATCCGTTTAAAACTTTTTGATTCGTGCACAAGTATGTAAATATTGTAAAACAATTTCAAAATGTGGTAGACTAGATATGAATTTTGATGAACGATAATTAGGTCAGAGAAAAGGTTACAGATGGAAAGATTAGTTTTTATTGGGTTGCTAGTGTTCTTGGCAGTTGTGTTTATTGGAATATTGTTTTGGCTGCGTTTTAGAATGAAGAACACCTTTGAGAACGGTGTTCCAGTGTACGATGCCCCAGCAAATAATCAGACTAGGACGAGTAAGCTAAGCGTAGGAGAGTATGCAGTGCACATAGTTTTAATACTAATTAGCGCTGTAATTGCCTTTAAGGTCATGGGCATGTTCCGTCATGGGGCGGCGCCAATTGGTGCTGCTATAATCACGCCTTCTATAATGGCGCTTTTCAATGCACGAAAGAGAACCGGGAAATCTTGGATAGGTATCGTTGCAGTTCTTATGATATTCGTGTTTTTGATGTTTGTATATATAATTATAGGTCTACCTGATAACGCACCTCCACTTAAAATTGACAGAACTGAAATTCATCTTACAGAGACTAAGATTTCGGATTTGATAGACCAGGGGTTTGAAATCTATGTGTCAAATGGTAGACATGATTATCCTAATTATAATGAGCTTTTGACATCGGGAAGCTATTATAAATACCAAGGTTCCGGTGTAACAGTGCCAAGCGGATTTAAGTCATATGACTCTGCAGTCACACGATCGACTTATCTTCTTGTAAAGAAGAATGTAGTAGTTGGCTGCATAGGTGTTTACGGGCATAAAAAGAGGTATGAGGAACTGAAGGACTGTGTAGTTACGCAGGTTTGCTTCGATTCTGAATGCACAGCTGCTGCTAAAGAATATGGAATCTCATATAATATAGATGGTATAGATTTGCTAGAGAAGCTTGATGAAAATAAGTTTAAGGAAGTATTTGGTAAAAAAATATGGCTGACTCCAAGCAATCCGAGAGGTGAATATTTGGGACATTACGGTGTGCAGTGGGGAGCAGGTAACAATGAATTCTTTTGGAATCATTATTTTATGAATTTAGACCTTGATTCGAATAATAATATAGTTAATTTTAGTTTTAAAGTTCATATTGCAGGTGAACGAGAGAATAATTAGCAAGGATAGTTAGATAAAATGAAAAAGAAAAAAATACTGAGCAAGACAAAGTATGCTATTTATCTTCTAGTGGTCCACCTTATATGCATACTTTTCACTATAAGCAAAATAATGATACCTTCATGGGGGCACTGGTTAGAGACGACACGCTTTCTTTGGACAAGCTTTCCTACCTATGTATGCGTGTTAATAGCCGTTTTCCCAATGATATGCTTTTGGCCATATTTGATTAGTGCAGATTTTAAGCCGGGTACAGCAAATACCTTGCTTGCGACTTTTGGTCTAATAGTAGGTAACGTGACTCTGATTTTGATATATACGACTATTTTGCACAAGGTATTATAGGTATAAAAAAATCCCTTTATAGGGATTTTTTGATTGCTTCAACTAGCTCGTCATATTCTTCAAATGCTGGAACCTCTGGGTGATCCTTCTTGATTGATTCGATGCTTCTAAACAAGAATCCTTGTGGGTGTCTCCTTGAAAGAAGTCGGTTTAATCGACGGTCAAGGCAGTTGATGACTTACTAGAAAATTGTTCTCAACCCTATGTTTTAGCTGATTTAGCTTATCTTAGCTATGAACTCAGAGAACAGTTGAAACAGAAAGGTTACCATCTTTGGACGCCTTTACGTCAAAATATGGCAAGAGCTAAACAACATAATCATTGGAAACTAATGGCTATGAGACGGATTATTGAAACTCGATTTTCAGAACTTTGTGCTTTTTTTGATGTCGAACAAACACTAGCTAGAGGCTTTACAGGATTGCAGTTGAGAATGGAGCAAATTGTACTGACTTATAATCTGAGATACTTTGAGATTAACTAGCACCACGAGTAAAAATCTATATCTTACTATCAATAAGTCCTTAAATGAGTAGCCAAAAATGTACAATTGAACCACTACTTCTTCTGCACCTATTAGAGTAAAAATGTACAAATCAATTCCTTAAATCAGATGATGTTATGAACTAGAAAATATACAAAATAACACTTCAAAATAATGTACAAAATAAAAATAAAGTACACTCCTTAAAGAATGTACTTTATGCTTCTAATTCAGTTGTATCAATAGTTTAGCTCACGTTAAGCCAATTGTACATAAACTTTTAGTTTTGCTAGTGTATAGTTTGTAACCAAAATTTTTTAGTTTTTCTTTTAATTAATTTATTATGATTAAAATTTTTTATACTTTTTGCTAAATGCTCCTCCGTCGATCTTCAACTCTAGTAAATGTAATTCAAGTAAAATTTGATTCTTATTATCATAAAAACCAAATCATATTTGATTTGGTTTTGGAGTTTTATATTTCATTTTATTAAGATGAAAGTTTACTAATACAATCAGTTACGACTATACTCTTCTTTTTTATTCATTACCATATAGCACGAAACTAAGATGACGAAGATTTTTATCAAGTAAGTTTCGTATTGATTAGTATCTATGGTTAGTTGAGACAAGACATTAATAATTGAATGAGTCATTACACAAATCCAGAGATTGTTTGTTTTAATATATAGTGCTGATAGTATGAAAGAATTTGTCAGTAATCCAATTAAAAACGGCGTCAATTGTAATATTGCCAGAGAACCATCTATGTAAAAGTACAACAGATGCCAAATAGCCCAACTAAAAAAGGTTAAGATTGTTGAGAGGAAATACGGCAAATTTTCTTGTAAAATTGGTTGAAATACATATCGCCATCCAATCTCTTCTATTCCTCCAAATAAAATAAATTTGAAGAACATCAAAAAAGGGAGATACCAGTTAAATTCTAACATTTTCCCACCAAACAATATGAAAGAAAAATCAAATATAATTAGGAAGAAAGATAATAAATAGTGTTTATAACTAGTATGAATGTTAAAAAAATCTTTTAAAATCTTCTTAAAATGAATATGAAAATATCGATTAGCAACAATTATTCCCCAAAGAGCTGAAGAAATTCCACCTAGAATGATTCCTGAAATAGTTAATACATTAGACTGAACAGAATAACGATTCAATAGAAAGAAAACTAGACAAACTGATACTAATTGGATAAATGTTCCTAGCAAATATACCAAAATTGCCTTATTTTTTTTCATAGAGAAACCTTTCAAAATATATTATAACTTTTCGTAATAAAAATTATGTAAATCAACACTTCTATAAAAGCAAATCTTTTACTTTTCCAATTTCACTTTTTGGAATCACGAGATGAATCATATCACCTAGATACATCCTTGTGGATCCATTAACTGTTTTACTTTTACCGTTATGTACTTGGGTTGTGATGAGGACATTATGAGGTAAATTGAGTTCATGTACCTGCTTACCAGCTATCTTATCAGAAACCGGGATTTCTATCAGTGTAACTTCTCCATCATCAGTTGCTGATTCAGGTAGCATTTTTTCTAGCATGGCTTCGTAAACAGGTGCTCCTTTGAGCATATCCATGACAATATAGGCAACTAGGGTCACCATGCCTAAAGGCATGAGATTTCGGATGTCACCAACCATTTCAGTCACAAGTATCATAGCTGTCAAAGGTGCTTTTGAGATAGCCCCAAAATAACCGCTCATTCCAAGAATTACAAATATAGGAAATTGCTGTTGGGTAACAAGGCCAAGATTGACACAAATAACGCCTACTAGGGCACCAAGTAAGGATCCTAAAGCTAAAATCGGTAAGAAAATACCACCTGGCAGTCCACTTCCGTAACTGATCATGCTCCAGATAAAGCGAATGATAAAGTAAATTAAGAGAATTTGAAAACTATAATCTTGTTCTGTTAAGGATAAGACAACCTGATTGCCCCCACCAAGTATTTGTGGTAGAAATATTCCTACTGGAATGATTAGGATAAAAGCAAAAATTGGATGATAAGCTTTATTAATGTGAACCTTTTGGCCAATCCAATCATAGACTTTTCCGACATTCAGAACGGCTTTTTCATAAAGGAAACCTGAGAGTCCAAGAAAAATCCCCATAACAAGATAAATCCAATATTGACTCAAACTCATGAGAGGGATGTCATCCGGCATATCCAAAACAGGTGTTAAGCCAAAGATGAGAAGGGAAACGAAGTTTGCTACTAGACTAGCAGCCAAGGTAGAAACCCAGAAGAATCGTGAAAAATGGTGATACACTTCTTCTACTACAAATAATAACCCCGCAATCGGTGCATTAAAGGCTGCAGCAAGACCAGCCGCAGCTCCGCTAGCAATCAAAGAACGCTCCTCAACAGGGCTAGACTTGAGCCATTTGGCAATTCCTTTTCCTCCAGCGGCACCTAGCTGAATACTGGGACCTTCACGCCCTAACATGAGTCCACTAGCAATTGCTAAAATACCAAGAATATATTTCTTCCAGAGGACACTCCACCAGTTGAGAGACATGAGACCTTTTAACTCGGCTTCAACTTGAGGAATACCAGAACCTTTGATATCTTTTTCTGAACGTGTTAATTTGGCACTAAGTAAGCAAATGAGGATATAAAACAATAAAATAATCAATAGATTCCGTATCAGATTCACTTGGTCTTGATAAAATCCTTGAACGATATGAAAGCCTTTTTCGATCAAAAATCGAAATGATCCGACAATAATTCCTACGACTAATCCGACAATAATACCTCGCCCTACTTGAGCTAAGATCGTACTGGACGCGAAGGCAAATTCTTTCTTGGAACTAAGTATTTCCGATTGTTCCTCCATAATTCTCTCCTTTAATTATCTTTTACTAGTTTCTGAAACGATCGTTTTAATCGGTTCAAAACTGGTGCGATGAATAGGTGTGACACCGTGCTTTTCAATTCCTACGAGATGCTTAGCAGTTCCATAGCCAGCATTTTGAGCAAAATCATAGCCTGGAAATTCTTCGTCATAGTTAGCCATGATCTTATCTCTGGTAACTTTAGCTATAATCGATGCTGCTGCAATAGATAAGGAATTCGCATCTCCTTTGATGATGGATGTCTGAGAAATCGGCAAGTCCAACTTCATAGCATCAATCAAGAGGTGCTCTGGTTGAGGTTCAAGTTGAGAGATAGCTTCCTTCATGGCTAGTTTCGTCGCTTCGTAGATATTGACTTGATCAATGACTTGATTGTCCATAATTCCAATACCGATTGCTAGTGCATTGTCCTTAACGGCCTGAAAAATCTCTTCATGTTTTTTCTTGGGAATCTTTTTACTGTCATTCAAGCCTTTAATTTTACAATTTTGAGGTAAAATCACTGCAGCAGCCACCACTGGACCAGCTAGCGGACCACGTCCAACCTCATCTACACCTGCAATTAGAGATATCCCTTTACTATATAGATCTTTTTCATAGCGAAGCATGGCTTCTAAGCGAAGATTTTCATCAATTTCTGCTTGAAGGGCTTTTTTCCGCTTTTCAATTTCTTTTTGGACACCTGAACGAGAATCTTTTTCAAATTCCTTAAACAAAGGACTTTCAAGATCAGTTATCTTTGCTAATTCTTCTTTGATTTCTTTAATCGTTGCCATTAAGATCATCCAATGTATCTAAGGTATAGTTACCAAGTTTTCCATCACGAACTTCTTTGACAAAGAGGTTGTAAAAACGGTCGTAATCATCACGAAAACCAAGGATACGCGTCATATCCATAATAATTTCAGGAGCTTCATCGTCCAGATTCATTTGTTTGAAACGTTCTTGAAGCTTTTCAGGATAATGCGTTTTAAAGTAATTGAGACCGAAAATCGTTACCTCATCCATTGGAAGTAACTGATCCTTGATTGCTCCCGTAAGCGCAAGTTTGAGTGCTACGGTTTCATCTTCAAATTTTGGCCATAGAATCCCTGGAGTATCCAAGATTTCCAAATCTTTATTTGTTTTGAGCCATTGTTGGCCTTTTGTCACACCAGGTTTATTACCAACTACAGCAATTTTCTTACCTGCCAAACGGTTCATCAGCGTTGATTTACCAGCGTTTGGAATCCCGATAATCATGGTGCGTAAGGTTTCAATTTGAATCCCACGTTCCTTTTGACGAGCTATCTTATCTGCCATAAGTTTCTTGGCGGCATCCGTTACGACTTTTACAGTAATTTGTTCTTTAGAATTAATGGCCAGTGTTTGAATGCCTTGTGATTCAAAATGTTGACGCCATTCTTTTGTTAATACTGGATCTGCAAGGTCTGCCTTGTTCAAAATTAATAGTCTTGGCTTATCTCCGATGATTTTAGTCAGCATCGGATTTTGACTAGACAAGGGCAAACGTGCATCAACTAAAACCGTCACAAAATCAACAAATTTTAAATTTTCCTGAACTTGACGACGCGCCTTAGACATATGTCCAGGAAACCATTGAATAGTTGCCATTTTATTTCCTTTTCTTCATACAAACTTATTCTATAAAACAAAGATGATTACTGACTATTTTACCATATTTTGGCTATTTTTGCAGTTGAATGATATCTCAATAAAAGGGAAATCCCCCTTTACCAAGAGGAAAAGAGGGATAAAATTCTTATTGATGAACAGCTTGAGCTGCTGTGATTAGAGTTAGTTTATAAACATCGTCAGAGTTACATCCGCGAGAAAGGTCATTTACAGGTTTGTTAAGTCCTTGCAATACAGGTCCAACTGCAGCAAATCCGCCAAGACGCTCTGCCATCTTGTAACCAATGTTACCAGCTTCAATACCTGGGAAGATAAAGACATTAGCTTGTCCAGCTACATTACTTCCTGGTGCTTTAAGAGCTGCAGTTTCTGGAACGAAGGCAGCATCAAATTGCAATTCCCCATCAATTTCAAGGTCTGGACGAAGCTCATGAGCGATTTTTGTTGCTTCAACAACCTTATCAACACTTTCACCAAAACCTGAACCTTTAGTTGAATAGCTAAGCATAGCAATTTTAGGTTCGATACCAAACATCTTAGCTGTGATAGCTGAGTTAATCGCAATTTCAGCTAGAGCATCAGCATCTGGGTTGATGTTGATAGCACAGTCACCGAAAAGGTATCGTTCTGTTCCACGAACCATAAGGAAGGCACCTGATGTACGGCTAACATTTGGACGAGTCTTGATAATTTGAAGAGCTGGACGAACTGTTGAAGCTGTAGAGTGAATAGCACCTGAAACCATACCATCAACCAAGCCCATATAAACTAACATAACACCAAAATAGTTTACATCGTTGCTGAGCACTTCTCTCGCTTCTTCTTCAGTCATTTTTCCTTTACGACGTTCAACGAGTGAAGCGACCATATCTTCAAATTGTGGGTAATGTTCTGGATCGATGACTTCGTAACCTTCTGTAATTCCTTCGATTTCGAGATAGATTTTAATCTTGTCAGGGTTTCCTAGAAGAACTGGGATAACTTCTGTTTCTTTAACCAAACGCTTCGTTGCTTGTAGGATACGTGGTTCTTCACCTTCAGGTAGAACGATGCGAGCATTTTTACCAACTAGGTTGGCTTTCAAACTTTCAAAAACTTCCATGAGTTTTGACTCCTTTTAAGATAAATTATTATTTGATAACTGTGTAATAAGTGTTTCGAAATCATCCGGCAGCGGGCATTCTAGCACTAACTGTTCTTCTAAGAATGGATGATAGAACGATAAGTAATGACAATGAAGCGCTTGACGCTCTATGCCGTGGTCTAAACTTCCACCATAAAGGTCATCTCCGAGCAATGGAAATCCAATATGAGAGAAATGAACCCGAATCTGGTGAGTTCTCCCAGTATGGAGACGAATATCAACTAAGTGAATATTCCCATAAGATGCCACGATTTGATAGGACGTATGGGCATATTTCCCACCCTTTGCTACTCGTCGAGTGATGATAGAATCTTCATCTCGGGCTATCGGAGCGATGATTTCTTCCTGAGGTTCCAGATGACCATCTCCCTTGACTAGGGCGTAATACCGCTTTTCAATAGCCTTTCTTTGCAATTGCTTGTCTAACCTAGCATGCGCATAGCCGTGTTTAGCAAAAAGCATCAAACCTGATGTATCTCTATCAAGCCTCGTCACAATGTGGACCTGCTGATTCTCATAGTTTTGTTTTACATAATAACCTTTGATAAAGTTGGCAATGGTATTGGAATGATTGACACTAGGGATTGAAGCGACTCCAGAGGGTTTGTTAATAATCAAGAAATGATCATCTTCGAATAGAATATCTAGAGGATAATCAATTGCTTCAAGTGTCTCGAATCCTTCCTCTGGCGGAATATCAATGACGACCTCATCTCCGATATCTAAGAGATAGGTTGCATTCTGCGGATGCCCGTTGACTCGAATATCACCACCTCGAAACTTAATCTTGGCAAGTAACCCTTTTGAAACTTCATGTTTTTTCAGAAAGGTTTTGACCTTGACATGTTCGTCGGCAATAAACTGAAACCTCATTCGTCCACCTCGCCAATAAAGGCATCTTTAACACGATTCCAAAAACTGGTGTGGCTTGGTGTGGCTACAAAATGAATCTTGTGGTGATCAATCTGATACTCTATTTTCTCAATATTTCGGAAAGAATAGATACTATTATCGATTGAGATTGTGTGATAGTCATTTCGAGTTGGTATCAATTCAATCTTGTCTTTTTTAGGAACAATAATTGATGAACCAAGTGTTCGGTAGATTCGATTGTTCAAACTGGCGATTTCAGCTAATTGAAGGGCTTCTATGGTAGGATGCAGTACTGCTCCACCAAGTGATTTATTATAAGCTGTACTTCCAGTCGGCGTTGAAACTGTTAGGCCGTCACCACGGAAACGTTCGAAGGGAACATGGTTAATAATGACATCAGCAACCATAGTTCGATCCGCTCGACGAATGCTAGCTTCGTTTAGTGCTCGGAAAGACTTGACTTCACCGTTTTCAAGAAAGATTTTAACACTTAGGAGTGGATAAGAAACTTGAGCTCCATTATCCAACTGTAAATT from Streptococcus sp. oral taxon 061 includes these protein-coding regions:
- a CDS encoding NAD kinase; translated protein: MKNTGKRIDLIANRKPQSQKVLFELKERLKKNNFILNDKNPDIVVSIGGDGMLLSAFHKYENQLDKVRFVGVHTGHLGFYTDYRDFELDQLVTNLQLDNGAQVSYPLLSVKIFLENGEVKSFRALNEASIRRADRTMVADVIINHVPFERFRGDGLTVSTPTGSTAYNKSLGGAVLHPTIEALQLAEIASLNNRIYRTLGSSIIVPKKDKIELIPTRNDYHTISIDNSIYSFRNIEKIEYQIDHHKIHFVATPSHTSFWNRVKDAFIGEVDE